Part of the Schaalia odontolytica genome is shown below.
GAGCTGCCCGACGAGGTCGCCTTCACCATCGAAGAGCGCACCAACATCGAGTGGCCCACGACCTGGTTCGTCCCCAACCTCACGGGCGAGGGCGCGTTCAAGAGCGTCTACGACGTGATGAATAACTGGGGCGCGAACCACGGTGCCATCAGCTACGGCCACATCGGCGGCCAGCTGATCACGCTGGCGTCCATGCTGCGCATTCCGGTGAACATGCACAACGTGCCCGAGGAGCGGGTGTTCCGTCCCAAGGCGTGGTCGCTGTTCGGCACCGAGTCCCCGGAGGGCGCAGACTTCCGCGCCTGCCAGACCTTCGGACCGATGTACCGCTGAGATAGTTCCCGTTCGGGCTCGGGTGTCCTCTCTCCCCGAGCCCGAACGGGTCACCCGGCTCCGATCGATACCGGGCCGCGGCCCCGGCCTCGTCGATGAGGAAAGCCGCGTTCCACCCAACGATGGGTGACGCCGAGCGAGGGCGCACCACAGGAGACCTTCAATGACCACCGTACTTGCTGTTGACCTCGGATCCGCGTCCGGGCGAGTCCTCGCCGGAACGCTTCACGACGGACGCCTGGTCGTCACCGACATTCACCGCTTCAAGCACCAGGCCCAGCGCCGCGAGGATGGGACCCTCACCTGGGACGTGGCGACGATGGAGGCCGAAACGATCGTCGGCCTGAAGAAGGCCCTCGAGCGCTTCCCCGACGCCCGCACGGTGTCGATCGACACGTGGGGAGTCGATTGGGCGCCTCTCGACGAGGACGGAATCCTGATCGGCGACGTGGTTGCCTACCGCGACGAGCGCACATCCCGGACGCTGGACGACTTCCGCAGCCGCATCGCCGACCGGGAGTTTTTTGACCTGACGGGCAACCAACCTGCCACCATCAACACGGCGAACCAGCTCTTTGCCTTCCTGCAGGAGAACCCGAGCGACGCCCGGCGCGTGCGCACCGCCTTGTTCCTGCCCGACTACTTCGCGTACCGACTCACCGGCGTCGTGGGATGGTCTCGCACGATCGCCTCCACGTCGGGCCTACTGACCCCGGGCGGCGCGGGCTTCAACGACGAGGTGTTCGCACGTCTGGGCATTCCGCGCGACTGGTTCGGCACGCTAGACGCGGACCGCACGGTCGTTGGCCCCTGCACCGTTGCCGGCCTCGAAACCCTCAGCGTCGTGCGAGGGGGCGCCCACGACTCGGCGTGCGCCGTGCACGGCCTGCCCATCGAGGAGGGTAAGCGCGCCTACTTCCTCTCGTGCGGATCCTGGTCGGTCCTCGGTGCCATCGAGGACGAACCCCTCATGAGCGACGCGGCCTTCGAACTCGGTATCACGAACGAGGGTCGCACCGACGGGGGAGTGCGCCCGCTGTTCAACATCACGGGCATGTGGATCCTCCAGGAGATCCAACGCCAGTGGGAGCGCGAAGGAACGCCCACAGACACGGACGAGCTGGTCGCCCAGGCCCGCGCCCTCCCGCCCGCCCCGGGCACCTTTGACCCGGACGAAGAGGCCTTCGCGACCCCCGGGGACATGCAGCGCAAGATCGATGAGGCGCTGGCGGCGCAGGGGGCGAGCCGTCCCGACTCGATGGCGGGATACGTGCGCGTCATCATCGAATCCTTCGCCCGCCGCTACGCGCGCGCGATCGGTGAGCTGACCCAGGCCACGGGGAGGGCTCCCGACCAGCTCAACCTCGTGGGGGGCGGAGCGCGCAACCGGCTATTGTGCGATCTGACGGCCCAGATCGCGGGAGTTACCGTCGTGCGCGGCCCCATCGAGGCCTCGACCTTCGGCTCTCTCCTCGCCCAACTCGAAACAATCGGCGCCCTGGCCGCCAACGAGCGCGCATCCGTCATCGCAGCAAGCGCACAGACCCATGTCCACACCCCGTCCCGCGATTAAGAAGGTCTCGCTCGCCGACATCGCGCGGCGCGCGGGGGTGTCCACCAACACCGTCTCGCGCGTCGTGCGCGGAGACCCCGAGGTGTCGGAGAAGACTCGCGCCCGCATCGCCAAGCTCGTCGACGAACTCGGCTACGTTCCCAACTACGCGGCGCGGGCGCTGGCGGCCAAGCGCACCAACGTGTTGCAGGTCGTGTTGGCGGCCCCGATGTTCCACGGGCACGGGCGTGTTCTCCTCTCGATCCTCAACGCCTCATCCCAGGCCGGGTATCACGTCTCCCTGTCCTACGCCTACGGGCCGGACGGCCAGCTCAGGAGCGACTTTGCCCCCTTCGACGTTGACGGGGTCATCATCCTGGGCGGGCAGGATCCCACGATCGACGTCGCCATTGAGGCCGGCGGGCGCTTTCCGACCGTTCTCGTGCTGACGAGCGAAAAGGGCCTCGATGGTATTTCGACGGTCGCGGTCGACAACGTGCGCGGGGCGCGCCTGGCAACCGAGCACCTCCTCGCCCAGGGGCTGACGGACGTCGTCCATATCGCCGGTCCGCTCGGATGGTCCGACGCGCAGATGCGCAGGCTCGGCTACGAGCAGGCGTGCGAGAGCTACGGGGTCACCCCGGCGGTCCTGCAGCCCGACTCGTGGGACTCGCGCGACGGCTACGACGTGATGCGCGCCGCCGGCCGTCTGCCCCAGGGGATCCAGACCGCCAACGATCAGCTCGCGCTGGGGGCCATGCGCTACATCTACGAGCGTGGGGGAGTGGTTCCTCGGGATGTGCGTGTCGTCGGCTTCGATGACATCGACGGCGCCGACTCCTACGCGCCGCCGCTCACGACGATCCACCAGCCCTTCGACAGGCTGGGGCGCACGGCGGTTCGCCTCGTGCGATCGCTCATGGGCGGTGGCCCCTCCCAGGACATCGTCATCGATCCCGAGCTGGTCATCCGGGCCAGCTCCCACCTATAGAAAGGCACGTTCATGCTCTACGGTCCCATGACTCACCCGCAGTTCCTGCGCGCCCTCGCCGCCGCCGGACACGGGTCGAAGATCCTGCTGGCGGACGCCAATTATCCTCACACGACGGGCGTATCGCAGCGCTGCGAGCTCGTGTCGCTGAACCTGGCTCCCGGCCTCCTGGATGTCCTCCAGGTCCTGGAGGTGCTCAAGCACACGATCCCGATTGAGCGAGCGGAGATCATGACCCCCGCCGCCGACGCCGAGCCGGTGGACATCCCCATTCACGGGGAGTTCCGCGAGGCGCTGCCGGGCGTGGAGTTTGGTGAACTCTCCCGCTTCGACTTCTATGACGCCGCGCGCGCCGAGGATGTGGGCATCATCGTGGCCACGGGAGAGCAGCGCCTGTATGGCAATCTGTTGCTCACGGTCGGGGTGCGTGCGCCGGGAGAGTAAAGCGTTCGTTGCGCGAGCTTCGGGGACTTTCCTCGCCGGTGACGAACACTTTCGTTTCATTTTCGTTTTGGCTGCGCTGGGAAGGTGGCAAACGCTCGAGCGAAGGTGGCGTGGGTGAGCGATCCGCACGGTCGCTCACCCGCGCATTTTCATGTCGATTGCAGGGAATGTGGCGCTCGCGCGCGTCGTGGCCCGCGTGTGTGTGCGCACACTATTGCGGGAGGTTCCTCCCCTTGAGCGTGAGGTTGCATACTTTCGTTTTAGTGACTATTCTGTCCTTAACGAAAGGCAAAGCGACAGAGATGTTGCTCATCCGCAAATGAGGTGCCCATGGGACGTGCAGAGGAACGCACGAACTACATCCTGGATCGCCTCGCCCGCGAGGGTGAGGTGAGCGTCGCTCAGCTTGCTTCGGATCTGGGGGTTTCCCCCGTCACCGTTCGCGCGTCGCTCAAGACCCTGGACGAGCAGGGGTACCTCGTGCGCACCCACGGGGGAGCCCGCCCCACCACCTTCCGCAACATTCACCTGCGCCAAAGCGACCGCGTCGAACAGAAGGAGCGCATCGCGCGGGCCGCGGCCGACATGATTCACGACGACGACCGCATCATGATCGAGGCGGGGA
Proteins encoded:
- a CDS encoding LacI family DNA-binding transcriptional regulator, with product MSTPRPAIKKVSLADIARRAGVSTNTVSRVVRGDPEVSEKTRARIAKLVDELGYVPNYAARALAAKRTNVLQVVLAAPMFHGHGRVLLSILNASSQAGYHVSLSYAYGPDGQLRSDFAPFDVDGVIILGGQDPTIDVAIEAGGRFPTVLVLTSEKGLDGISTVAVDNVRGARLATEHLLAQGLTDVVHIAGPLGWSDAQMRRLGYEQACESYGVTPAVLQPDSWDSRDGYDVMRAAGRLPQGIQTANDQLALGAMRYIYERGGVVPRDVRVVGFDDIDGADSYAPPLTTIHQPFDRLGRTAVRLVRSLMGGGPSQDIVIDPELVIRASSHL
- a CDS encoding rhamnulokinase; translation: MTTVLAVDLGSASGRVLAGTLHDGRLVVTDIHRFKHQAQRREDGTLTWDVATMEAETIVGLKKALERFPDARTVSIDTWGVDWAPLDEDGILIGDVVAYRDERTSRTLDDFRSRIADREFFDLTGNQPATINTANQLFAFLQENPSDARRVRTALFLPDYFAYRLTGVVGWSRTIASTSGLLTPGGAGFNDEVFARLGIPRDWFGTLDADRTVVGPCTVAGLETLSVVRGGAHDSACAVHGLPIEEGKRAYFLSCGSWSVLGAIEDEPLMSDAAFELGITNEGRTDGGVRPLFNITGMWILQEIQRQWEREGTPTDTDELVAQARALPPAPGTFDPDEEAFATPGDMQRKIDEALAAQGASRPDSMAGYVRVIIESFARRYARAIGELTQATGRAPDQLNLVGGGARNRLLCDLTAQIAGVTVVRGPIEASTFGSLLAQLETIGALAANERASVIAASAQTHVHTPSRD
- a CDS encoding RbsD/FucU family protein, whose translation is MLYGPMTHPQFLRALAAAGHGSKILLADANYPHTTGVSQRCELVSLNLAPGLLDVLQVLEVLKHTIPIERAEIMTPAADAEPVDIPIHGEFREALPGVEFGELSRFDFYDAARAEDVGIIVATGEQRLYGNLLLTVGVRAPGE